In Balearica regulorum gibbericeps isolate bBalReg1 chromosome 2, bBalReg1.pri, whole genome shotgun sequence, one DNA window encodes the following:
- the C2H9orf152 gene encoding LOW QUALITY PROTEIN: uncharacterized protein C9orf152 homolog (The sequence of the model RefSeq protein was modified relative to this genomic sequence to represent the inferred CDS: deleted 1 base in 1 codon) — protein sequence MKEMSCFCTTFSSLLEQMVKAYKYMTGIFSVTHTSEQQASDHDKQPTEMDVSLLEEQYDHIKQKQKLQSHIIVFKTGEHESVLPESMVNAVLINKKVRRSKSFTERVPVRKVRLEMTSSGNVQDNSPWHTHLGIHRLVQTPCQGVTWDLSHRKNGPCSFDNQRLISKENGTLQTKELEGASELSTLSQPGSSSMLNSFTKENGSNISSTCQKPSPISATSAVWTHQHISSTKRMPACNKLNFYPFPIKKGPEFLKQQGGLDYMSHNEDIR from the exons ATGAAGGAAATGTCCTGCTTCTGCAcgactttttcttccttgttggAACAGATGGTGAAGGCTTACAAATACATGACTGGTATTTTTTCAGTGACTCATACCTCAGAGCAACAGGCTTCAGATCATGATAAGCAGCCAACCGAGATGGATGTAAGCTTACTCGAGGAGCAGTATGACCAtataaaacagaagcaaaaactGCAGTCACATattattgtatttaaaacag GTGAACATGAATCGGTTCTCCCAGAATCAATGGTCAATGctgttttaattaataaaaaagttaGAAGATCAAAGTCATTTACAGAACGTGTTCCTGTCAGAAAGGTCAGACTGGAGATGACCAGCAGTGGCAACGTACAAGACAACTCACCATGGCATACCCACCTGGGAATTCACCGCCTGGTGCAAACCCCTTGTCAAGGAGTTACCTGGGATCTTTCCCACCGCAAGAACGGACCATGCAGTTTTGATAATCAGAGactgatttcaaaggaaaatggcACACTGCAAACCAAGGAATTAGAAGGAGCAAGTGAACTATCCACACTCAGTCAACCGGGAAGCTCAAGCATGTTGAACAGTTTCACTAAAGAGAATGGCAGCAACATTTCAAGCACCTGCCAAAAGCCGTCTCCGATATCAGCCACTTCAGCAGTTTGGACACATCAACATATTTCTTCTACAAAACGCATGCCAGCCTGCAATAAACTGAACTTTTACCCTTTCCCT ATAAAAAAGGGCCCAGAATTTCTGAAGCAGCAAGGAGGCTTGGATTATATGTCTCACAATGAAGACATTCGGTAA